From Stigmatopora nigra isolate UIUO_SnigA chromosome 5, RoL_Snig_1.1, whole genome shotgun sequence, a single genomic window includes:
- the dnttip2 gene encoding deoxynucleotidyltransferase terminal-interacting protein 2 isoform X1: protein MVATRSGSCVGNPIKINPEETADVQTSQSTSRRTTTGSVLVDTSRRPGAESNNPHTPILKRCSRASRLHSPTDVCTPTGSTHEADVSDLESCCSGTSDVGLLTVRRRVAAVSKNIRSLLEKEESSSSVVSDAEARTSTIRRSRRLAASLNFTEDDLSEADSCSSRKVDKSVKSRASPEVNPFFETSKVTQRKSSRIAIKQQREESDLSEIDSVHSDVSGTVRRRSARSRSNLSSIPCDLAELPKSSNALSIRRSARRTISERSCDSEGFESGTEYTVGSRKSTRSLTSKIAEVDSVLTGGQSSCETAISSRAGSGGAKRMTVSSTPVVKQLCIVLENSAEAMSLNNSLLDNTVFTGDAGCTPKGVVGAEEDTGAKEGAVEHAGAEMDAGAEMDAGAEMDTGTEMYAGAEEEEDAGAEEVDASTKEGVLKHTRAEMATSAEEGVGAKEGVGAEMDASAEVEEDTGAKIDAGAEEEDAGAEEEEEVAGAREEEDDAGAEEEEEVAGAKEEEDDAGAKVDADGKVDANTEIDMGEEEHASVVTSVDEEDILVVEGIVASADQQSEISIGKEDSSAVEKLQEEEGRSFLEKVSPDESEDVSTKQEDMEVQQVTLEEAKSTQDDVTEHDKEDEIERAATEEAMAPEDTETAKETSTVILLESEEDGEKPGPSREAAKETPTVIQLESEEDEENMGEKPGPSREAAKETSTLLLESEEDEENMGEKPGPSREAAKETSTLLLESEEDEENMEEEEAGPSREAAEETSTLLLESEEEDEENMGEKPGPSRLAAEEMSTLILLESEEDEENMEEEAGPSKEVEETTSTASIHEQETAEKCRSEGVKVSQKRKIVSLQDSSEDSSEDEDEDDWGEFEEEDTGEKKGRYKKVAESVEGLFMVDKRPGEEEDEDYYLEQLTKEDVVGGQESEEEFVDEEEDDDDGDECGEEAFIMSSRNPQLKMSSRIDPGINMRQLGGLYITFDGSKSKALSGSVNRKKEKKDLDEVMEKSVMSSDFEKKHSVPPYSESTYALKKQRRLERAKSTGDAWFNMKAPEVTKELKADLQLMQIRGSIDPKRFYKKNDRDGFPKYFQEATVVDNPIDFYHSRVPKKQRKRTMVEELLADADFRSKNKKQFQSIVSEKAALASGKKKRHRPNKFQNKSKK, encoded by the exons ATGGTGGCCACCAGGAGTGGCTCGTGCGTAGGCAATCCTATTAAAATAAACCCTGAAGAAACAGCTGATGTCCAG ACCAGCCAATCTACGAGTCGGAGAACCACCACTGGCTCTGTCCTTGTAGACACCAGCAGACGGCCTGGAGCAGAATCGAACAACCCGCATACCCCcatattgaaaagatgcagCCGGGCCTCGAGGCTCCACAGCCCCACAGACGTTTGCACTCCAACGGGCTCCACTCACGAAGCGGACGTCTCCGACCTGGAGTCGTGTTGCTCTGGCACGTCCGACGTGGGGCTACTGACGGTGCGCCGGCGAGTGGCGGCGGTGTCGAAAAATATCCGAAGCCTTCTGGAAAAGGAGGAATCGAGCAGCTCTGTGGTGTCTGATGCCGAAGCTCGAACTTCAACCATCAGGAGGAGCAGAAGGCTGGCCGCCAGCTTGAATTTTACGGAGGATGATTTGTCCGAAGCGGATTCCTGCTCTTCGCGGAAAGTCGACAAAAGCGTCAAGAGTAGAGCTTCGCCCGAGGTCAACCCCTTCTTTGAAACTTCAAAAGTCACTCAGAGAAAAAGCAGCAGGATCGCCATCAAACAGCAACGGGAAGAATCCGATCTTTCCGAGATCGATAGCGTACATTCCGACGTCTCGGGAACCGTGAGGCGCAGGAGTGCCAGGTCCAGGAGCAATTTGTCTTCAATTCCCTGCGACCTCGCCGAACTCCCGAAAAGCTCTAACGCTCTAAGCATTCGCCGCTCAGCACGGCGTACGATCTCCGAGAGGTCTTGCGACTCCGAGGGATTTGAATCGGGCACAGAATACACAGTGGGCTCCCGCAAATCCACCCGCTCTTTGACTTCCAAGATTGCCGAGGTGGACTCGGTACTGACGGGCGGACAGTCTTCCTGCGAAACAGCCATCAGCAGTCGCGCCGGGTCTGGTGGCGCTAAGCGCATGACGGTCAGCTCGACGCCGGTCGTAAAACAGCTCTGCATTGTCCTGGAGAACTCTGCTGAAGCCATGTCCCTCAATAACTCCTTGTTGGACAATACAGTGTTCACCGGGGATGCAGGTTGCACGCCAAAGGGGGTCGTCGGCGCAGAAGAGGACACCGGCGCAAAAGAGGGCGCAGTAGAGCATGCTGGCGCAGAAATGGACGCCGGCGCAGAAATGGACGCCGGCGCAGAAATGGACACCGGTACAGAAATGTACGCCGGcgcagaggaagaagaggacgcTGGCGCAGAAGAAGTGGACGCCAGCACAAAAGAGGGCGTATTAAAGCACACCCGTGCAGAAATGGCCACAAGCGCAGAAGAGGGCGTCGGTGCAAAAGAGGGCGTCGGCGCAGAAATGGATGCCAGCGCAGAAGTGGAAGAAGATACTGGCGCAAAAATTGATGCAGgcgcagaagaagaagatgcTGGcgcagaagaagaggaagaagttgCTGGCGctagagaagaagaagatgatgcTGGcgcagaagaagaggaagaagttgCTGGcgctaaagaagaagaagatgatgcTGGCGCAAAAGTGGACGCTGACGGAAAAGTGGACGCCAACACAGAAATAGACATGGGCGAAGAAGAGCACGCTAGCGTGGTCACAAGTGTAGATGAGGAGGACATTCTTGTTGTTGAAGGCATAGTGGCATCTGCGGACCAGCAGAGTGAGATCTCTATTGGAAAAGAGGACTCGTCCGCCGTGGAAAAGCTGCAGGAAGAAGAGGGGCGTTCATTCTTAGAAAAGGTGTCGCCGGATGAGAGCGAAGATGTTTCTACCAAACAGGAGGACATGGAAGTCCAGCAAGTCACGTTGGAGGAGGCCAAATCTACCCAGGATGACGTCACGGAGCACGACAAAGAGGATGAGATTGAGAGGGCGGCGACAGAAGAAGCCATGGCGCCCGAGGATACGGAAACTGCCAAGGAGACGTCAACTGTCATCCTACTGGAAAGTGAAGAAGATGGAGAGAAACCAGGGCCTTCCAGAGAAGCTGCCAAGGAGACACCAACTGTCATCCAACTGGAGAGCGAAGAAGATGAGGAGAACATGGGAGAGAAACCAGGGCCCTCCAGAGAAGCTGCCAAGGAGACGTCAACTCTCCTACTGGAGAgcgaagaagatgaagaaaatatgGGAGAGAAACCAGGGCCTTCCAGAGAAGCTGCCAAGGAGACGTCAACTCTCCTACTGGAGAGCGAAGAAGATGAAGAGAacatggaggaggaggaagcagGGCCTTCCAGAGAAGCTGCCGAGGAGACGTCAACTCTCCTACTAGAGAgcgaagaagaagatgaagagaaTATGGGAGAGAAACCAGGGCCTTCCAGATTAGCTGCCGAGGAGATGTCAACTCTCATCCTACTGGAGAGtgaagaagatgaagagaaCATGGAGGAGGAAGCAGGGCCCTCCAAAGAAGTAGAGGAGACGACGTCAACGGCTTCCATCCATGAGCAGGAGACAGCCGAGAAATGTCGGTCCGAAGGCGTAAAGGTTTCACAGAAGAGGAAAATAGTCAGCCTCCAGGACAGCAGCGAGGACAGCAGcgaggacgaggacgaagaTGACTGGGGGGAGTTTGAGGAAGAAGatacgggagaaaaaaaaggtcgtTACAAGAAAGTGGCAGAGTCGGTCGAGGGTCTGTTCATGGTGGATAAGCGACCCGgtgaggaagaggatgaagatTACTACCTGGAGCAACTCACCAAGGAGGATGTGGTCGGGGGCCAGGAATCGGAGGAAGAGTTTgtggatgaagaggaggatgacGATGACGGCGACGAATGCGGTGAAGAGGCGTTTATTATGTCCAGCAGGAATCCTCAACT GAAGATGTCCAGCCGCATCGACCCGGGCATCAACATGAGACAGCTCGGGGGGTTGTACATCACTTTCGACGGCAGTAAATCAAAGGCCCTCTCCGGTTCGGTGAAccggaagaaggaaaaaaaggacctgGATGAG GTTATGGAGAAGAGCGTGATGTCTTCAGATTTTGAGAAGAAACACTCCGTTCCACCATATAGTGAATCCACATATGCTCTGAAAAAACAACGCAGA TTGGAGCGTGCTAAAAGTACAGGAGATGCTTGGTTCAACATGAAAGCTCCCGAGGTCACCAAGGAGTTAAAAGCGGATCTGCAACTGATGCAAATCAGGGGCTCCATTGATCCTAAGAGgttttacaagaaaaatgacCGAGATGGCTTCCCCAAGTATTTCCAG GAGGCAACCGTGGTGGACAACCCCATCGACTTCTATCATTCCCGCGTTCCCAAGAAGCAGCGAAAGAGGACCATGGTGGAAGAGCTGCTTGCTGATGCAGATTTCAGAAG CAAAAATAAGAAACAGTTCCAGAGCATCGTGTCTGAGAAAGCAGCTCTCGCATccggcaagaaaaaaagacacagGCCGAataaatttcaaaacaaatccaaaaagTGA
- the dnttip2 gene encoding deoxynucleotidyltransferase terminal-interacting protein 2 isoform X2, translated as MVATRSGSCVGNPIKINPEETADVQTSQSTSRRTTTGSVLVDTSRRPGAESNNPHTPILKRCSRASRLHSPTDVCTPTGSTHEADVSDLESCCSGTSDVGLLTVRRRVAAVSKNIRSLLEKEESSSSVVSDAEARTSTIRRSRRLAASLNFTEDDLSEADSCSSRKVDKSVKSRASPEVNPFFETSKVTQRKSSRIAIKQQREESDLSEIDSVHSDVSGTVRRRSARSRSNLSSIPCDLAELPKSSNALSIRRSARRTISERSCDSEGFESGTEYTVGSRKSTRSLTSKIAEVDSVLTGGQSSCETAISSRAGSGGAKRMTVSSTPVVKQLCIVLENSAEAMSLNNSLLDNTVFTGDAGCTPKGVVGAEEDTGAKEGAVEHAGAEMDAGAEMDAGAEMDTGTEMYAGAEEEEDAGAEEVDASTKEGVLKHTRAEMATSAEEGVGAKEGVGAEMDASAEVEEDTGAKIDAGAEEEDAGAEEEEEVAGAREEEDDAGAEEEEEVAGAKEEEDDAGAKVDADGKVDANTEIDMGEEEHASVVTSVDEEDILVVEGIVASADQQSEISIGKEDSSAVEKLQEEEGRSFLEKVSPDESEDVSTKQEDMEVQQVTLEEAKSTQDDVTEHDKEDEIERAATEEAMAPEDTETAKETSTVILLESEEDGEKPGPSREAAKETPTVIQLESEEDEENMGEKPGPSREAAKETSTLLLESEEDEENMGEKPGPSREAAEETSTLLLESEEEDEENMGEKPGPSRLAAEEMSTLILLESEEDEENMEEEAGPSKEVEETTSTASIHEQETAEKCRSEGVKVSQKRKIVSLQDSSEDSSEDEDEDDWGEFEEEDTGEKKGRYKKVAESVEGLFMVDKRPGEEEDEDYYLEQLTKEDVVGGQESEEEFVDEEEDDDDGDECGEEAFIMSSRNPQLKMSSRIDPGINMRQLGGLYITFDGSKSKALSGSVNRKKEKKDLDEVMEKSVMSSDFEKKHSVPPYSESTYALKKQRRLERAKSTGDAWFNMKAPEVTKELKADLQLMQIRGSIDPKRFYKKNDRDGFPKYFQEATVVDNPIDFYHSRVPKKQRKRTMVEELLADADFRSKNKKQFQSIVSEKAALASGKKKRHRPNKFQNKSKK; from the exons ATGGTGGCCACCAGGAGTGGCTCGTGCGTAGGCAATCCTATTAAAATAAACCCTGAAGAAACAGCTGATGTCCAG ACCAGCCAATCTACGAGTCGGAGAACCACCACTGGCTCTGTCCTTGTAGACACCAGCAGACGGCCTGGAGCAGAATCGAACAACCCGCATACCCCcatattgaaaagatgcagCCGGGCCTCGAGGCTCCACAGCCCCACAGACGTTTGCACTCCAACGGGCTCCACTCACGAAGCGGACGTCTCCGACCTGGAGTCGTGTTGCTCTGGCACGTCCGACGTGGGGCTACTGACGGTGCGCCGGCGAGTGGCGGCGGTGTCGAAAAATATCCGAAGCCTTCTGGAAAAGGAGGAATCGAGCAGCTCTGTGGTGTCTGATGCCGAAGCTCGAACTTCAACCATCAGGAGGAGCAGAAGGCTGGCCGCCAGCTTGAATTTTACGGAGGATGATTTGTCCGAAGCGGATTCCTGCTCTTCGCGGAAAGTCGACAAAAGCGTCAAGAGTAGAGCTTCGCCCGAGGTCAACCCCTTCTTTGAAACTTCAAAAGTCACTCAGAGAAAAAGCAGCAGGATCGCCATCAAACAGCAACGGGAAGAATCCGATCTTTCCGAGATCGATAGCGTACATTCCGACGTCTCGGGAACCGTGAGGCGCAGGAGTGCCAGGTCCAGGAGCAATTTGTCTTCAATTCCCTGCGACCTCGCCGAACTCCCGAAAAGCTCTAACGCTCTAAGCATTCGCCGCTCAGCACGGCGTACGATCTCCGAGAGGTCTTGCGACTCCGAGGGATTTGAATCGGGCACAGAATACACAGTGGGCTCCCGCAAATCCACCCGCTCTTTGACTTCCAAGATTGCCGAGGTGGACTCGGTACTGACGGGCGGACAGTCTTCCTGCGAAACAGCCATCAGCAGTCGCGCCGGGTCTGGTGGCGCTAAGCGCATGACGGTCAGCTCGACGCCGGTCGTAAAACAGCTCTGCATTGTCCTGGAGAACTCTGCTGAAGCCATGTCCCTCAATAACTCCTTGTTGGACAATACAGTGTTCACCGGGGATGCAGGTTGCACGCCAAAGGGGGTCGTCGGCGCAGAAGAGGACACCGGCGCAAAAGAGGGCGCAGTAGAGCATGCTGGCGCAGAAATGGACGCCGGCGCAGAAATGGACGCCGGCGCAGAAATGGACACCGGTACAGAAATGTACGCCGGcgcagaggaagaagaggacgcTGGCGCAGAAGAAGTGGACGCCAGCACAAAAGAGGGCGTATTAAAGCACACCCGTGCAGAAATGGCCACAAGCGCAGAAGAGGGCGTCGGTGCAAAAGAGGGCGTCGGCGCAGAAATGGATGCCAGCGCAGAAGTGGAAGAAGATACTGGCGCAAAAATTGATGCAGgcgcagaagaagaagatgcTGGcgcagaagaagaggaagaagttgCTGGCGctagagaagaagaagatgatgcTGGcgcagaagaagaggaagaagttgCTGGcgctaaagaagaagaagatgatgcTGGCGCAAAAGTGGACGCTGACGGAAAAGTGGACGCCAACACAGAAATAGACATGGGCGAAGAAGAGCACGCTAGCGTGGTCACAAGTGTAGATGAGGAGGACATTCTTGTTGTTGAAGGCATAGTGGCATCTGCGGACCAGCAGAGTGAGATCTCTATTGGAAAAGAGGACTCGTCCGCCGTGGAAAAGCTGCAGGAAGAAGAGGGGCGTTCATTCTTAGAAAAGGTGTCGCCGGATGAGAGCGAAGATGTTTCTACCAAACAGGAGGACATGGAAGTCCAGCAAGTCACGTTGGAGGAGGCCAAATCTACCCAGGATGACGTCACGGAGCACGACAAAGAGGATGAGATTGAGAGGGCGGCGACAGAAGAAGCCATGGCGCCCGAGGATACGGAAACTGCCAAGGAGACGTCAACTGTCATCCTACTGGAAAGTGAAGAAGATGGAGAGAAACCAGGGCCTTCCAGAGAAGCTGCCAAGGAGACACCAACTGTCATCCAACTGGAGAGCGAAGAAGATGAGGAGAACATGGGAGAGAAACCAGGGCCCTCCAGAGAAGCTGCCAAGGAGACGTCAACTCTCCTACTGGAGAgcgaagaagatgaagaaaatatgGGAGAGAAACCAGGGC CTTCCAGAGAAGCTGCCGAGGAGACGTCAACTCTCCTACTAGAGAgcgaagaagaagatgaagagaaTATGGGAGAGAAACCAGGGCCTTCCAGATTAGCTGCCGAGGAGATGTCAACTCTCATCCTACTGGAGAGtgaagaagatgaagagaaCATGGAGGAGGAAGCAGGGCCCTCCAAAGAAGTAGAGGAGACGACGTCAACGGCTTCCATCCATGAGCAGGAGACAGCCGAGAAATGTCGGTCCGAAGGCGTAAAGGTTTCACAGAAGAGGAAAATAGTCAGCCTCCAGGACAGCAGCGAGGACAGCAGcgaggacgaggacgaagaTGACTGGGGGGAGTTTGAGGAAGAAGatacgggagaaaaaaaaggtcgtTACAAGAAAGTGGCAGAGTCGGTCGAGGGTCTGTTCATGGTGGATAAGCGACCCGgtgaggaagaggatgaagatTACTACCTGGAGCAACTCACCAAGGAGGATGTGGTCGGGGGCCAGGAATCGGAGGAAGAGTTTgtggatgaagaggaggatgacGATGACGGCGACGAATGCGGTGAAGAGGCGTTTATTATGTCCAGCAGGAATCCTCAACT GAAGATGTCCAGCCGCATCGACCCGGGCATCAACATGAGACAGCTCGGGGGGTTGTACATCACTTTCGACGGCAGTAAATCAAAGGCCCTCTCCGGTTCGGTGAAccggaagaaggaaaaaaaggacctgGATGAG GTTATGGAGAAGAGCGTGATGTCTTCAGATTTTGAGAAGAAACACTCCGTTCCACCATATAGTGAATCCACATATGCTCTGAAAAAACAACGCAGA TTGGAGCGTGCTAAAAGTACAGGAGATGCTTGGTTCAACATGAAAGCTCCCGAGGTCACCAAGGAGTTAAAAGCGGATCTGCAACTGATGCAAATCAGGGGCTCCATTGATCCTAAGAGgttttacaagaaaaatgacCGAGATGGCTTCCCCAAGTATTTCCAG GAGGCAACCGTGGTGGACAACCCCATCGACTTCTATCATTCCCGCGTTCCCAAGAAGCAGCGAAAGAGGACCATGGTGGAAGAGCTGCTTGCTGATGCAGATTTCAGAAG CAAAAATAAGAAACAGTTCCAGAGCATCGTGTCTGAGAAAGCAGCTCTCGCATccggcaagaaaaaaagacacagGCCGAataaatttcaaaacaaatccaaaaagTGA
- the dtymk gene encoding thymidylate kinase — MAAMRGALIVLEGVDKAGKTTQCKKLVQALQERGHTAEMMRFPDRSTTIGKLISAYLEKKSDLEDHTVHLLFSANRWEMVPEMKRKLERGTTLVVDRYAFSGAAFTSAKPGFTLDWCTRPDVGLPKPDVVLFLRLNPAEAASRGRYGEERYEDAAFQSAVLERFESLMEDSSVEWKVVDASGTIEHVHHDIVQKSLEAVGVAQTRPLGELWKSTAV; from the exons ATGGCGGCGATGAGGGGAGCGCTCATCGTGCTGGAAGGAGTGGATAAAGCCGGGAAGACCACCCAATGCAAGAAGCTAGTACAGGCCTTGCAAGAGAGGGGGCACACCGCAGAAATGATGAGGTTCCCCG ACAGAAGCACGACTATAGGAAAGTTAATAAGTGCATATTTGGAGAAGAAGAGCGATCTGGAAGACCACACGGTGCACCTTCTCTTCTCTGCCAACCGCTGGGAGATGGT aCCTGAAATGAAACGAAAGCTGGAGCGTGGCACCACGCTGGTGGTGGATCGATATGCCTTCTCGGGAGCCGCCTTCACGAGTGCCAAACCG GGATTCACTCTGGACTGGTGCACCCGACCGGACGTGGGTCTTCCCAAGCCGGACGTGGTCCTCTTCCTGCGCCTGAACCCGGCCGAGGCGGCATCGCGAGGTCGTTACGGAGAAGAGCGCTACGAGGACGCTGCATTCCAGAGTGCCGTGCTGGAACGCTTTGAGTCTCTCATGGAGGATTCGTCCGTCGAATGGAAG GTGGTGGATGCGTCGGGCACCATTGAGCATGTCCATCACGACATCGTCCAGAAAAGCTTGGAAGCTGTGGGCGTGGCGCAGACGAGACCTCTGGGGGAGCTGTGGAAGTCAACGGCCGTTTAA
- the LOC144196356 gene encoding uncharacterized protein LOC144196356 isoform X2 — protein sequence MVLCGEDDCGVCLLAFSRGERVPRLLHCRHVFCQACLEAMAVPLSPVGGVNSGGHGSRLTVRCPLCRRLTCVGRGLSLREALWVDGVAWERIPNQPQVGDPENSPKEEEEEEDGEVATMQEKGNKLKLRSFFRKFTLTKRHRETIVPSGNVEMKSWRRLSSQETL from the exons ATGGTGTTGTGCGGCGAGGACGACTGCGGCGTCTGTTTACTGGCCTTTTCCCGGGGGGAACGCGTCCCTCGGCTGCTCCACTGCCGCCACGTCTTCTGCCAGGCCTGCCTGGAGGCCATGGCAGTGCCCCTGAGCCCGGTGGGCGGAGTCAACAGCGGCGGACACGGATCGCGCCTGACAGTCCGCTGCCCGTTGTGCCGGCGCCTCACCTGCGTGGGGCGGGGCCTCAGCCTAAGGGAGGCACTGTGGGTGGACGGCGTGGCCTGGGAGCGGATACCCAACCAACCCCAAGTCGGAGACCCTGAAAATTCGCccaaggaggaggaagaggaggaggatggggaGGTGGCGACCATGCAAGAAAAGGG AAACAAGCTAAAGTTACGCTCCTTCTTCCGCAAGTTTACTCTGACAAAACGCCACCGAGAGACCATCGTGCCTAGCGGTAACGT GGAAATGAAATCATGGCGCCGGCTGTCCAGTCAAGAAACCTTATGA
- the LOC144196356 gene encoding uncharacterized protein LOC144196356 isoform X1 — translation MVLCGEDDCGVCLLAFSRGERVPRLLHCRHVFCQACLEAMAVPLSPVGGVNSGGHGSRLTVRCPLCRRLTCVGRGLSLREALWVDGVAWERIPNQPQVGDPENSPKEEEEEEDGEVATMQEKGIPSRNKLKLRSFFRKFTLTKRHRETIVPSGNVEMKSWRRLSSQETL, via the exons ATGGTGTTGTGCGGCGAGGACGACTGCGGCGTCTGTTTACTGGCCTTTTCCCGGGGGGAACGCGTCCCTCGGCTGCTCCACTGCCGCCACGTCTTCTGCCAGGCCTGCCTGGAGGCCATGGCAGTGCCCCTGAGCCCGGTGGGCGGAGTCAACAGCGGCGGACACGGATCGCGCCTGACAGTCCGCTGCCCGTTGTGCCGGCGCCTCACCTGCGTGGGGCGGGGCCTCAGCCTAAGGGAGGCACTGTGGGTGGACGGCGTGGCCTGGGAGCGGATACCCAACCAACCCCAAGTCGGAGACCCTGAAAATTCGCccaaggaggaggaagaggaggaggatggggaGGTGGCGACCATGCAAGAAAAGGG AATCCCTTCCAGAAACAAGCTAAAGTTACGCTCCTTCTTCCGCAAGTTTACTCTGACAAAACGCCACCGAGAGACCATCGTGCCTAGCGGTAACGT GGAAATGAAATCATGGCGCCGGCTGTCCAGTCAAGAAACCTTATGA